The genomic segment GGACGGCCGGTCAGGGCGGTCAACGCCGGGGTGGAGCTGTTCGCGGGCGAGGTCGAGCGCCAGGGGGCCGAGGTGACGCGGGTGGAGTGGCGGCCGCCGGCCGGGGCCGAGGAGGCGCTGGAACGGCTCGCCGGCCGCGCGGAGGAGACCGCCGCCGCCAACGACCGGGCGGTGGCGGCCATGCAGGCGGCCGAGCCTCGGGTGGTGGGAATCGGGCGGGCGGGCGACCTGGTGCCCGACCTGGACGAGCGGACCCTGCTGCACGCCGGGCCCCCGATCGGCTGGACGGACATGTGCGGGCCGCTGCGGGGGGCGATCATCGGGGCGGCCGTCCACGAGGGGATCGCCGCCGACCCCGACGACGCGGTCCGGCTGGCCGAGCGGGGCGGGCTGCGCTTCGCCCCCTGCCATGACCACGGGGCTGTCGGGCCCATGGCCGGGGTGGTCAGCGCGTCCATGCCCGTCTGGCTGGTGGAGAACGGCGACCGGGGCAACCGGGCCGTCTGCACCCTCAACGAGGGGCTCGGCAGGGTCCTTCGCTACGGCGCCTACGATGTCCAGGTGCTGGACCGGCTGGCCTGGATGCGGGACGTCCTGGCCAGGGTCCTGGCCGCGGCCCTGGCCCGGCTGCCCGAGCCGCTCGACCTCCGGGCCATGATCGCCCAGGCGCTGCAGATGGGCGACGAGGGCCACAACCGCAACCGGGCCGGCACCTCGCTGCTGCTGCGGGCGCTGCTCCCGGCGCTGCTGACGGTCGACGAGCCGACCGCCGACGTGGTCGCCGCGGCCCAGTTCATCTCCGGCAACGACCACTTCTTCCTCAACCTGGCCATGGCCGCCGGCAAGGCCACCGCCGACGCGGCCGCCGGGACGGCCGGTGCCTCGATCGTGACCGCCATGGCCCGCAACGGCACCGAGTTCGGGATCCGGCTGGCCGGCACCGGCGACCGCTGGTTCACCGGGCCGGCCGGGGTGGTCGACGGGCTCTACCTGCCCGGGTTCGGGCCCGAGGACGCCAACCGCGACATCGGCGACTCGACCATCACCGAGACCATCGGCATCGGCGGGATGGCCATGGCCGCCGCCCCGGCGATCGTCCGCTTCGTCGGCGGCAGCCCCGAGGACGCCGTCGCCGCCACCCTGGCCATGTACGACATCACCTGGGCCGAGAGCGCCGCCTACCAGCTCCCGGCGCTCGGCTTCCGCGGCACCCCGCTCGGGATCGACTGCCGCGAGGTCGTCCACACCGGGGTCCTGCCCACCGTCAACACCGGCATCGCCCACAAGGACCCCGGCGTCGGCCAGGTCGGCGCCGGCCTGGTCGAGCCCCCGATGGAGGCGTTCGTGGCCGCCACCCGGGCCCTCGCCGGCAGCGCTGAGCGCATGGAGGCGGCGCCGATCAGCAGCCGGGCGCCCGGCGGCGGCGACGCCTGAACCGGGGTCGCCGTGACCGCCTTTCCCGCCCACCTCGTGGCCGTGCCGGTCCTGGAGCTCGCGGGCGGCGGGCGCCGCGGCGTGCTCCTGGGTGTGGGCGCGACGGCCGCCTGGGTCGAGCTGGGCGGGTTCGTGGTCGCGGTCACCACCCGCGAGGTCCCCCTGCTGCCCAACGGCGTCGCCCTGGCCGCCGGGACCGGGGCCCTGTCCGGGCCCGGCGTCGTGCCGGGGGCCTCCGCCCGGCTCTCCCCTGGCCGGG from the Actinomycetota bacterium genome contains:
- a CDS encoding DUF1116 domain-containing protein, translated to MSGLLGRPVRAVNAGVELFAGEVERQGAEVTRVEWRPPAGAEEALERLAGRAEETAAANDRAVAAMQAAEPRVVGIGRAGDLVPDLDERTLLHAGPPIGWTDMCGPLRGAIIGAAVHEGIAADPDDAVRLAERGGLRFAPCHDHGAVGPMAGVVSASMPVWLVENGDRGNRAVCTLNEGLGRVLRYGAYDVQVLDRLAWMRDVLARVLAAALARLPEPLDLRAMIAQALQMGDEGHNRNRAGTSLLLRALLPALLTVDEPTADVVAAAQFISGNDHFFLNLAMAAGKATADAAAGTAGASIVTAMARNGTEFGIRLAGTGDRWFTGPAGVVDGLYLPGFGPEDANRDIGDSTITETIGIGGMAMAAAPAIVRFVGGSPEDAVAATLAMYDITWAESAAYQLPALGFRGTPLGIDCREVVHTGVLPTVNTGIAHKDPGVGQVGAGLVEPPMEAFVAATRALAGSAERMEAAPISSRAPGGGDA